A genomic window from Micromonospora sp. WMMA1947 includes:
- a CDS encoding AfsR/SARP family transcriptional regulator, whose product MRFGILGPLRLGGGEATVTAGRDRTVLAMLLLRPGRVVPVEDLVDAVWEERPPATARTQLQICVSRLRQRFAALGLPADTIVTDPAGYGLRVGPDDLDAETFARTVEAARAEAATGRLTDARHRFRAALDLWRGPALAGIPAQSVRRRAQALDEQRLAVLEECVDVELRLRRAAELVDELTEAVDRNPLRERLRGQLMLALSTVGRHADALAVYREGRRIYAEELGIEPGAALQELHQRLLAGDLALGGPESRTGAPVRALPRAIGDFTGRRQTVARLVKEIEEEAIRVQLIDGMAGSGKTTLAVQVAGAVADRFPDAQLFIDLHGHSERSPVATTAAVATLLRQLGVPPERVPVDLADRLATWRSELAGRRAVVVLDNAADAGQVAPLLPNGPDCLVLITSRRRLVGLDAGRPSSLPVLDSDEAVELLARVAGVERVTAEPEAAAEVARRCGHLPLALRLAGARLAHRPRWRVADLAERLAGASDPLAELVAGERSVARAFALSYEQVSPVAQRVFRLLGLHPGVHADNRVPAVLAELPLPAAQDALDELVDAHLVEETEPGRYRLHDLIREYARMLGAQRESPEERRAATARLLDFHLHVAAILVKSLEPVVLHPLPEPARPDLVAAATGLGRQWLEENRPTMTALVRLAENEGFLRQCWQLARVGWAMNFYGGHLDDLVETHQIGLRAAERLGDDEAVATMLNYLASADYRRGRFAEAVRRMEVAVGIYRRLGRPDELSRALGNLGTAYGVDGHPRLAIEVFESLAVLTRRLADPTALINWLNNLSFTLIGIGRYDEAARICRNQMALARQRGDLRQLGNAIGHLGMARHRRGECGPALRLLRAALGLKRRVGNRYGEGELLNELGALEREEGRPESAARLHWEGLVAMTDAGDLVGQCASRNLLARAILDQGDVASALDLHRRVLSDATRLSARYEQARALDGMARCMGHTDADQARRYAGRALALFRQVESPDGRETEELLAELG is encoded by the coding sequence GTGCGGTTCGGGATCTTGGGACCCTTACGGCTTGGCGGTGGCGAAGCCACAGTTACCGCGGGCCGGGACCGGACCGTGCTCGCCATGCTGTTGCTGCGCCCGGGCCGTGTGGTGCCGGTGGAGGACCTGGTCGACGCCGTCTGGGAGGAACGCCCTCCGGCCACCGCGCGGACCCAGCTCCAGATCTGTGTGTCGCGACTGCGGCAGCGGTTCGCGGCGCTCGGGCTGCCGGCTGACACGATCGTCACCGACCCGGCCGGCTACGGCTTGCGGGTGGGGCCGGACGACCTCGACGCGGAGACGTTCGCCCGTACCGTCGAGGCGGCCCGAGCCGAGGCCGCCACCGGCCGGCTGACCGACGCGCGGCACCGCTTCCGGGCCGCCCTGGATCTCTGGCGCGGCCCGGCGCTGGCGGGCATACCCGCCCAGAGTGTGCGGCGGCGAGCCCAGGCGCTCGACGAGCAGCGGCTCGCCGTGCTGGAGGAGTGCGTCGACGTCGAGCTGCGGCTACGCCGAGCGGCGGAGCTGGTCGACGAGCTGACCGAGGCGGTCGACCGCAACCCGCTGCGGGAACGGCTCCGGGGGCAGCTCATGCTGGCCCTCTCGACGGTCGGCCGCCACGCGGACGCGCTTGCCGTCTACCGGGAGGGCCGGCGGATCTACGCCGAGGAACTGGGCATCGAGCCCGGCGCGGCGTTGCAGGAACTGCACCAGCGGCTGCTCGCCGGTGACCTGGCGCTGGGCGGGCCGGAGAGCCGGACCGGCGCCCCGGTGCGGGCGCTGCCACGGGCGATCGGCGACTTCACCGGACGGCGGCAGACCGTGGCCCGGCTGGTGAAGGAGATCGAGGAGGAGGCAATCCGCGTCCAGCTCATCGACGGCATGGCGGGCAGTGGCAAGACGACGCTCGCCGTCCAGGTGGCCGGCGCGGTCGCCGACCGGTTTCCCGACGCGCAACTCTTCATCGACCTGCACGGGCACAGCGAACGCAGCCCGGTGGCCACGACCGCGGCCGTGGCCACCCTGCTCCGGCAGCTCGGCGTACCCCCCGAGCGGGTGCCGGTCGACCTGGCGGACCGGCTGGCGACGTGGCGTTCGGAGCTGGCCGGCCGGCGGGCCGTGGTGGTGCTCGACAACGCCGCCGACGCCGGCCAGGTCGCGCCGTTGCTGCCCAACGGGCCGGACTGCCTGGTGCTGATCACCAGCCGCCGCCGGCTGGTCGGCCTGGACGCGGGCCGGCCGTCCTCGCTGCCGGTGCTCGACAGCGACGAGGCGGTCGAGCTGCTGGCTCGGGTGGCCGGCGTGGAGCGGGTCACCGCCGAGCCCGAGGCGGCGGCGGAGGTGGCCCGGCGCTGCGGTCATCTGCCGCTCGCCCTGCGGCTGGCCGGGGCCCGGCTCGCGCACCGGCCGCGCTGGCGGGTGGCCGATCTGGCCGAGCGGCTGGCCGGGGCGTCCGACCCGCTGGCCGAGCTGGTCGCCGGCGAACGCTCGGTGGCCCGGGCCTTCGCGCTGTCGTACGAGCAGGTGTCACCGGTCGCGCAGCGGGTCTTCCGGCTGCTCGGGCTGCACCCGGGCGTCCACGCCGACAACCGGGTGCCGGCGGTGCTCGCGGAGCTGCCGCTGCCGGCGGCCCAGGACGCGCTCGACGAGCTGGTCGACGCGCACCTCGTCGAGGAGACGGAACCGGGCCGCTACCGGCTGCACGACCTGATCCGGGAGTACGCCCGGATGCTCGGCGCGCAACGCGAGTCGCCCGAGGAGCGGAGGGCGGCGACGGCCCGGCTCCTCGACTTTCACCTGCACGTCGCCGCGATCCTCGTGAAGTCGCTGGAGCCGGTCGTCCTGCACCCCCTGCCGGAACCGGCGCGGCCCGACCTGGTGGCGGCGGCCACCGGCCTCGGCCGTCAGTGGCTGGAGGAGAACAGGCCGACCATGACGGCGCTCGTCCGGTTGGCCGAGAACGAGGGTTTCCTCCGGCAGTGCTGGCAGCTCGCCCGGGTCGGCTGGGCGATGAACTTCTACGGCGGTCATCTCGACGATCTGGTGGAGACACACCAGATCGGACTGCGTGCCGCCGAGCGTCTGGGTGACGACGAGGCCGTGGCGACGATGCTCAACTATCTGGCTTCGGCGGACTACCGCCGGGGGCGGTTCGCCGAAGCCGTCCGGCGGATGGAGGTGGCGGTCGGCATCTACCGGCGGCTCGGCCGCCCGGACGAGTTGAGCAGGGCGCTCGGCAACCTCGGCACGGCGTACGGAGTCGACGGGCATCCTCGGCTGGCCATCGAGGTGTTCGAGTCGTTGGCGGTGCTCACCCGCCGGCTGGCGGACCCGACCGCGCTGATCAACTGGCTCAACAACCTGTCGTTCACCCTGATCGGGATCGGCCGCTACGACGAGGCCGCGCGGATATGCCGCAACCAGATGGCCCTGGCTCGGCAACGCGGCGACCTGCGGCAGCTCGGCAATGCGATCGGCCACCTCGGCATGGCGCGGCACCGGCGTGGGGAGTGCGGCCCCGCGCTCCGGCTCCTGCGTGCCGCCCTGGGACTCAAGCGCCGGGTGGGCAACCGCTACGGCGAGGGTGAGCTGCTCAACGAGCTGGGCGCGCTGGAGCGCGAGGAGGGCCGGCCGGAGTCGGCCGCCCGGCTGCACTGGGAGGGGCTCGTCGCCATGACCGACGCGGGGGATCTGGTCGGGCAGTGCGCGTCCCGGAACCTGCTGGCCCGGGCGATCCTCGACCAGGGCGACGTCGCCAGCGCGCTGGACCTGCACCGTCGGGTGCTCAGCGACGCCACCCGGCTCAGCGCCCGCTACGAGCAGGCCCGCGCGCTCGACGGCATGGCCCGCTGCATGGGGCACACCGACGCCGACCAGGCCCGCCGGTACGCCGGCCGCGCGCTGGCGCTGTTCCGCCAGGTCGAGTCGCCGGACGGGCGGGAGACCGAGGAGCTGCTGGCGGAGCTGGGCTGA